Proteins encoded in a region of the Mycolicibacterium duvalii genome:
- a CDS encoding SDR family NAD(P)-dependent oxidoreductase — MVDGVDLTGKTVVITGASAGLGRESARALAATGAHVILAARNADALADTAAWVREHVPDATLSAVHLDLTSLGSVAAAAAQIAELTPVVHVLMNNAGVMFTPFSRTVDGFEIQFGTNHLGHFEFTRLLLPALVAADGARVVVLASDGHRMGDIDFDDPNWERREYDKFAAYGAAKTANVLHAVELDRRLRDRGVRAFAVHPGIVATSLARHMTAADFQWLNHHARAQRTSEPSGSRAVDVTKDFTTAEHGAATQVWAAVNADLDAVDGVYLSDCRLSDAAPYATDEARALTLWDLSERLCTAAAPN, encoded by the coding sequence ATGGTCGACGGTGTCGACCTGACCGGGAAGACCGTCGTCATCACCGGGGCTTCGGCCGGGCTGGGCCGCGAGTCGGCGCGGGCGTTGGCCGCGACGGGCGCTCATGTGATCCTGGCGGCGCGCAATGCCGATGCCCTGGCCGACACCGCAGCGTGGGTGCGTGAGCACGTCCCGGACGCGACGTTGTCGGCCGTGCACCTGGATCTGACGTCGCTGGGCAGCGTTGCTGCCGCGGCAGCCCAGATCGCCGAGTTGACGCCCGTGGTGCACGTGCTGATGAACAACGCGGGGGTGATGTTCACCCCGTTCAGCCGCACCGTCGACGGTTTCGAGATCCAGTTCGGCACAAATCATCTCGGCCATTTCGAGTTCACCCGCCTGCTCCTGCCGGCTTTGGTCGCCGCCGACGGCGCCCGGGTGGTGGTGCTGGCTTCTGACGGACACCGGATGGGTGACATCGACTTCGACGACCCGAACTGGGAGCGCCGCGAGTACGACAAGTTCGCCGCCTACGGCGCGGCCAAGACCGCCAATGTGTTGCATGCGGTCGAGTTGGACCGGCGGCTGCGCGACCGCGGGGTGCGCGCCTTCGCGGTGCATCCGGGCATCGTGGCGACCTCGCTGGCGCGGCACATGACCGCCGCGGACTTCCAATGGCTGAACCACCACGCGCGCGCACAGCGCACCAGCGAGCCGAGCGGGTCCCGCGCCGTGGATGTGACCAAGGACTTCACCACCGCCGAGCACGGAGCGGCGACGCAGGTGTGGGCCGCGGTCAACGCGGACCTGGACGCGGTGGACGGGGTCTATCTGTCGGACTGCCGGCTCTCGGACGCGGCGCCGTACGCCACCGACGAGGCCCGGGCGCTGACGCTCTGGGACCTGTCGGAGCGGCTCTGTACCGCGGCCGCACCGAACTGA
- a CDS encoding acyl-CoA dehydrogenase family protein — translation MKRTIYDAEHEAFRETVKEYIERELVPYHEKWETERIVDRSAYTAAGKYGLIGFNMPEEYGGGGSDDFRFNAIIDEEIAKAGVHGPALSLHNDVVAPYFKDLTNDEQKKRWLPGITSGETIIAVAMTEPGAGSDLAGIRTSAVRDGDDWIINGSKTFISSGINCDLVVVVARTDPEAGHKGFTLFVVERDMEGFSRGRKLDKMGLHSQDTSELHFENVRVPNANLMGKEGRGFYHLMTNLPSERLSIAISAIAGARAVFDETLQYTKDRKAFGQPIGSFQHNRFLLAEMETELEVTENYIDRCLQGVVDGELTAVEAAKAKWWATEVAKKVVDQCVQLHGGYGYMLEYRVARAYVDGRIQTIFGGTTEIMKEIIGRDLGV, via the coding sequence ATGAAGCGAACGATCTACGACGCCGAGCACGAGGCGTTCCGCGAGACCGTCAAGGAATACATCGAGCGCGAGCTCGTGCCCTACCACGAGAAATGGGAGACCGAGCGCATCGTCGACCGGTCGGCCTACACGGCGGCCGGCAAGTACGGGCTCATCGGGTTCAACATGCCCGAGGAGTACGGCGGCGGTGGCTCGGACGACTTCCGGTTCAACGCGATCATCGACGAGGAGATCGCCAAGGCCGGTGTGCACGGACCCGCGCTGAGCCTGCACAACGACGTCGTCGCACCGTATTTCAAGGACCTGACCAACGACGAGCAGAAGAAGCGCTGGCTGCCGGGCATCACCAGCGGCGAGACGATCATCGCGGTCGCGATGACCGAGCCGGGCGCGGGCAGCGACCTGGCCGGCATCCGCACCTCGGCGGTGCGCGACGGCGACGACTGGATCATCAACGGGTCCAAGACCTTCATTTCGTCGGGCATCAACTGCGACCTCGTGGTCGTGGTGGCCCGCACTGACCCCGAAGCCGGGCACAAGGGCTTCACGCTGTTCGTGGTGGAGCGCGACATGGAGGGCTTCAGTCGCGGCCGCAAGCTCGACAAGATGGGCCTGCACAGCCAGGACACCTCCGAGCTGCACTTCGAGAACGTTCGCGTGCCCAATGCCAACCTGATGGGCAAGGAAGGTCGCGGCTTCTACCACCTGATGACCAATCTGCCCTCGGAGCGGCTCTCGATCGCGATCTCGGCGATCGCGGGTGCGCGGGCGGTGTTCGACGAGACGCTGCAGTACACCAAGGACCGCAAGGCATTCGGGCAGCCGATCGGCAGCTTTCAGCACAACCGCTTCCTGCTCGCCGAGATGGAGACCGAGCTCGAGGTCACGGAGAACTACATCGATCGGTGCCTGCAGGGCGTGGTCGACGGTGAGCTGACCGCGGTCGAGGCGGCCAAGGCCAAGTGGTGGGCCACCGAGGTCGCCAAGAAGGTCGTCGACCAGTGCGTGCAGCTGCACGGTGGCTACGGCTACATGTTGGAGTACCGCGTCGCACGGGCCTACGTCGACGGACGCATCCAGACGATCTTCGGTGGTACCACCGAGATCATGAAGGAGATCATCGGCCGCGATTTGGGCGTCTAG
- a CDS encoding fasciclin domain-containing protein, giving the protein MKTRTSKTIGVAASAAAIALSVPLAVTAYAQPSDSDAPAAEIPDPQGPECGAFKEALPNWKGLADLPVSAALASIPEISTFNSAISGGMNPAVNITSVLDNGPYVVFAPTNEAFAELPPEQAAYLRTDAAGLTNLVYYHAFLGLLGPDDVKGQRPTQEGTEVEVTGKGGDIQVNATAKVTCGGIQAQNARIYIVDQVLDPAEAPAPITPTSTSATTSVTPTTTAPATTTAAPTATTEPAPAEAGAAEAPAG; this is encoded by the coding sequence GTGAAGACTCGCACCAGCAAGACCATCGGCGTTGCCGCGAGCGCCGCGGCGATCGCCCTGTCGGTTCCGCTGGCCGTCACCGCCTACGCCCAGCCGTCCGACTCCGACGCCCCGGCGGCCGAGATCCCCGATCCACAGGGTCCCGAGTGTGGCGCGTTCAAGGAGGCACTGCCGAACTGGAAGGGTCTGGCCGATCTGCCGGTCAGCGCCGCGCTGGCCAGCATCCCGGAGATCAGCACGTTCAACTCCGCCATCTCGGGCGGGATGAATCCGGCGGTCAACATCACCTCGGTCCTCGACAACGGGCCCTACGTGGTGTTCGCGCCGACCAACGAGGCGTTCGCCGAGTTGCCGCCCGAGCAGGCTGCGTACCTGCGCACCGACGCCGCGGGGCTGACCAATCTCGTCTACTACCACGCGTTCCTCGGTCTCCTGGGCCCTGACGATGTGAAGGGCCAGCGTCCGACGCAGGAGGGCACCGAGGTGGAGGTCACCGGCAAGGGCGGCGACATCCAGGTCAACGCGACGGCCAAGGTGACCTGCGGCGGCATCCAGGCGCAGAACGCCCGCATCTACATCGTCGATCAGGTGCTCGACCCGGCCGAGGCGCCCGCGCCCATCACGCCGACGTCGACGTCGGCGACCACGTCGGTGACCCCGACCACGACCGCACCGGCCACCACGACGGCAGCTCCGACCGCGACGACCGAGCCGGCACCCGCCGAGGCCGGCGCCGCGGAAGCCCCCGCCGGCTGA
- a CDS encoding SDR family NAD(P)-dependent oxidoreductase — translation MSTLRILVTGATGYIGSRLVSELVQDGHHVVAASRDRRRLEDFGWHDRVQTVSLDAHDEDSVAQAFEQAGPVDVVYYLVHGIGQPGFREADNRAAATVASAAKAAGVRRIVYLGGFVPDGDTLSEHLTSRAEVAAALQVDGGADVVWLGAAIIIGAGSTSFEMLRYVGDRFLLLPLPVWSANPIDPISVRDALYYLVAAADTDKVPAGSYDIRGPETTTYGDLLRAYARIAGIWRTPLPVIGIDTGLVSKFTGLVLPVPGGLAADLVESLDYPMMASQDGLAGLVPDPPGGLVSTADAIRQAVKSPRPRPVDELADPHHLADTDPDWAGGDALRLKQLAGVVTPSIVRPVLDLIGLVPKPVAAAVRTGLDGFLDLLPKAGTA, via the coding sequence GTGAGCACCCTGAGAATCCTGGTCACCGGCGCCACCGGCTACATCGGGTCACGTCTGGTCAGCGAGCTCGTCCAGGACGGGCACCACGTCGTGGCCGCCAGCCGTGACCGGCGACGGCTCGAGGACTTCGGGTGGCACGACCGGGTTCAGACGGTGTCCCTGGACGCCCACGACGAGGACTCGGTGGCGCAGGCCTTCGAGCAGGCCGGTCCCGTCGACGTCGTCTACTACCTGGTCCACGGCATCGGACAGCCGGGTTTCCGCGAGGCCGACAACCGGGCGGCGGCGACGGTCGCCTCCGCGGCCAAAGCGGCAGGTGTCCGGCGCATCGTCTACCTGGGCGGATTCGTGCCGGACGGGGACACGCTGTCGGAGCACCTGACCAGCCGCGCCGAAGTCGCGGCCGCCTTGCAGGTCGACGGCGGAGCTGACGTGGTGTGGCTCGGTGCGGCGATCATCATCGGCGCGGGCTCCACGTCGTTCGAGATGTTGCGCTACGTCGGGGACCGGTTCCTGCTGCTGCCGCTGCCGGTCTGGTCGGCCAACCCGATCGACCCGATCTCGGTGCGCGACGCGTTGTACTACCTCGTTGCGGCCGCCGACACCGACAAGGTGCCGGCCGGGTCCTACGACATCCGCGGCCCCGAGACGACGACCTACGGCGACCTGCTGCGCGCCTATGCCCGCATCGCCGGTATCTGGCGGACGCCGCTGCCGGTGATCGGCATCGACACCGGGCTGGTCTCCAAGTTCACCGGATTGGTGCTGCCGGTCCCCGGCGGATTGGCCGCCGACCTCGTCGAGTCGCTCGACTATCCGATGATGGCATCGCAGGACGGGCTGGCCGGGCTGGTGCCCGACCCGCCCGGCGGATTGGTCAGCACAGCCGACGCGATCCGGCAAGCAGTGAAGAGCCCGCGGCCGCGGCCCGTCGACGAACTGGCCGACCCGCATCACCTCGCCGACACCGACCCGGACTGGGCCGGCGGTGACGCGCTGCGGCTCAAGCAGCTCGCCGGGGTGGTGACCCCGTCGATCGTGCGCCCGGTGCTCGACCTGATCGGGCTGGTGCCCAAACCGGTGGCCGCGGCCGTGCGCACCGGGCTGGACGGCTTTCTCGACCTGCTGCCGAAGGCGGGCACTGCGTGA
- a CDS encoding crotonase/enoyl-CoA hydratase family protein has translation MTDAAVSPGALAERRGNILVITINRPEARNAVNASVSIGVGDALQTAQDDPEIRAVVLTGAGDKSFCAGADLKAISRGENLFHPDHPEWGFAGYVGHFIDKPTIAAVNGTALGGGTELALASDLVVAGEGAKFGLPEVKRGLIAGAGGVFRIVEQLPRKVALELIYTGEPITSADALRWGLINEVVADGTELDAALALAERITCNAPLAVQASKRVSYGAVDGVVAADEPFWKQTFGEFSTLLKTEDAQEGPLAFAQKREPVWKAK, from the coding sequence GTGACCGACGCTGCGGTGAGCCCCGGCGCTCTGGCCGAGCGCCGGGGGAACATCCTGGTCATCACGATCAACCGGCCCGAGGCCCGCAACGCGGTCAACGCGTCGGTGAGCATCGGGGTCGGTGACGCACTGCAGACCGCGCAGGACGATCCGGAGATCCGCGCGGTCGTGCTGACCGGTGCGGGCGACAAGTCGTTCTGCGCCGGCGCCGATCTCAAGGCGATCTCGCGGGGCGAGAACCTGTTTCACCCCGACCATCCCGAATGGGGTTTCGCCGGTTACGTGGGGCACTTCATCGACAAGCCGACCATCGCGGCTGTCAACGGCACAGCGCTGGGCGGCGGCACCGAGCTCGCGCTGGCCAGCGATCTGGTGGTGGCCGGTGAAGGTGCGAAGTTCGGTCTGCCCGAGGTCAAGCGCGGTCTGATCGCCGGTGCGGGCGGCGTGTTCCGCATCGTCGAGCAGCTGCCGCGCAAGGTCGCGCTGGAGCTGATCTACACCGGCGAGCCGATCACCTCGGCCGACGCCCTGCGCTGGGGTCTGATCAACGAGGTGGTCGCCGACGGGACGGAACTGGATGCCGCGCTGGCGTTGGCCGAGCGCATCACCTGCAACGCGCCGCTGGCCGTGCAGGCCAGCAAGCGCGTGTCCTACGGCGCGGTCGACGGTGTGGTCGCCGCCGACGAGCCGTTCTGGAAGCAGACGTTCGGTGAGTTCTCGACGCTGCTGAAAACCGAGGACGCCCAAGAGGGACCCCTGGCTTTCGCGCAGAAGCGCGAGCCGGTCTGGAAAGCCAAGTAG
- a CDS encoding CPBP family intramembrane glutamic endopeptidase: protein MFRIARNRAAPYNEPPAVIRRRKFAVVLVLIVGGSLLGYSLSRPPGDETFVWLTLALAGVWAIGAFVSGPLHMGHVQFRGRNQRPVITGTAVGLLLAGIFVVGALVARQIPGISDYITRVLEYSNAAPLAVMAFITVINGVAEELFFRGALYTALAKYRPVLVTTVLYVLCTAATTGNPMLGFAAIILGTVCALERRATGGVLAPMLTHFFWGLTMVLALPPIFGV from the coding sequence ATGTTCCGGATCGCGCGCAACCGGGCTGCTCCGTACAACGAGCCGCCCGCGGTGATCCGGCGGCGCAAGTTCGCCGTGGTCCTGGTGTTGATCGTCGGCGGGTCGCTGCTGGGCTACTCGTTGAGCCGGCCCCCGGGTGACGAGACCTTCGTCTGGCTGACCCTGGCGCTGGCCGGGGTGTGGGCCATCGGCGCGTTCGTCTCCGGCCCGCTGCACATGGGCCACGTCCAGTTCCGCGGCCGAAACCAGCGGCCCGTCATCACCGGAACCGCCGTCGGCCTGCTGCTGGCCGGCATCTTCGTCGTCGGCGCGCTGGTCGCGCGCCAGATTCCCGGCATCTCGGACTACATCACCCGGGTGCTCGAGTACAGCAACGCCGCGCCGCTGGCGGTGATGGCGTTCATCACGGTGATCAACGGTGTGGCCGAGGAGCTGTTCTTCCGCGGCGCGCTCTACACCGCGCTGGCCAAGTACCGCCCGGTGCTGGTGACCACGGTGCTCTACGTGTTGTGCACCGCGGCCACCACCGGCAATCCGATGCTGGGCTTCGCCGCGATCATCCTCGGTACCGTGTGCGCGCTGGAACGCCGCGCCACCGGAGGCGTGCTGGCGCCGATGCTCACCCACTTCTTCTGGGGCCTGACCATGGTGCTCGCGTTGCCGCCGATCTTCGGGGTGTGA
- a CDS encoding gamma carbonic anhydrase family protein, whose protein sequence is MPEPLILSVAGRSPDLHPDSWVAPNATVVGQVVLAAGASAWYGAILRAEAEPIEIGEGTNIQDGVTIHVDPGFPARIGAGVSVGHNAVLHGCTVADDCLIGMGAVLLNGATVGAGSLVAAGAVVPQGAVIPPGSMVAGVPGKVRRDLSEDEATMIRTNATLYQELVKLHRDAGRA, encoded by the coding sequence ATGCCTGAGCCGTTGATCCTGTCCGTCGCCGGACGGTCCCCCGACCTGCATCCCGACAGCTGGGTGGCGCCGAACGCCACCGTGGTGGGACAAGTGGTACTCGCCGCCGGTGCGAGCGCGTGGTACGGCGCCATTCTGCGCGCGGAGGCCGAGCCGATCGAGATCGGGGAGGGCACCAATATCCAGGACGGGGTGACCATTCACGTCGACCCCGGTTTCCCGGCCCGCATCGGCGCCGGTGTCAGCGTCGGGCACAACGCGGTGCTGCACGGGTGCACCGTGGCCGACGACTGTCTGATCGGGATGGGAGCGGTGCTGCTCAATGGCGCCACCGTGGGGGCCGGCTCGCTGGTCGCCGCCGGCGCGGTGGTGCCCCAGGGCGCGGTGATCCCGCCGGGTTCGATGGTGGCCGGGGTGCCCGGCAAGGTGCGCCGCGACCTCAGCGAGGACGAAGCCACCATGATCCGCACCAACGCCACCCTGTATCAGGAGCTGGTCAAACTGCACCGCGACGCCGGCCGCGCCTGA